In Macadamia integrifolia cultivar HAES 741 chromosome 13, SCU_Mint_v3, whole genome shotgun sequence, one DNA window encodes the following:
- the LOC122060185 gene encoding cryptochrome DASH, chloroplastic/mitochondrial-like → MLLMRNLPIPPNLTSKPLLFCTHIHLPGRFQIMNFSPKSEPNLVSTPKTFQVPGLHSDEIDRVADETFHRYSSSKIRRNGVGVAIVWFRNDLRVSDNKALYQAWISSEAVLPVYCIDPRLFGTTHYFKFPKTGALRANFLIDCLADLKKNLMKMGLNLIIQHGKPEEILPTITKAFEVHTVYAQKETCSEEVNVEKLVSDALRMVVKTQGGSSDKKPANSRLQLIWGSTMYHIDDLPSNPGSLPDVYTQFRKSVESKCTVRSCFKLPVSLGPLPSRSLDDLEGWGCVPSLNQLGLCQEKGDKGMRLVGGESAALGRVHEYFWKKARTLLCAFLVIFPLLIMLENTSSVNQDFKN, encoded by the exons ATGTTGTTGATGAGAAACCTGCCTATCCCACCAAATCTCACCTCAAAACCCTTGTTGTTTTGTACCCATATTCACCTCCCTGGTCGCTTCCAAATCATGAATTTTAGTCCAAAATCAGAACCCAATTTGGTTTCCACACCAAAGACCTTTCAGGTTCCAGGACTACATTCCGATGAAATTGATCGAGTGGCGGATGAAACGTTCCACAGATACTCTTCGTCAAAGATCCGAAGAAATGGTGTTGGGGTTGCCATTGTTTGGTTCAGAAATGATTTGAGGGTTTCGGACAATAAGGCCCTGTATcaggcttggatttcatctgaGGCTGTGTTGCCTGTCTACTGCATTGATCCTCGGCTTTTTGGCACAACCCATTACTTCAAATTCCCTAAAACTGGAG CGTTGCGAGCAAATTTTCTGATCGACTGTTTGGCCGACTTGAAAAAGAATCTGATGAAAATGGGTTTGAACTTGATCATACAACATGGGAAACCCGAGGAAATTCTCCCTACAATCACAAAAGCTTTTGAAGTGCACACA GTCTATGCCCAGAAAGAAACATGTAGTGAGGAGGTCAATGTAGAGAAACTTGTTAGTGATGCTCTGAGGATGGTGGTGAAAACACAAGGGGGATCCTCTGATAAAAAACCTGCAAATTCAAGGCTACAACTTATTTGGGGGAGTACTATGTACCATATTGATGACCTCCCTTCTAATCCAGGCAGTTTGCCAGATGTCTACACTCAGTTCCGTAAG TCTGTTGAATCCAAGTGCACAGTACGGAGTTGCTTTAAGCTTCCAGTTTCTCTTGGGCCACTTCCTAGCAGAAGCTTGGATGATTTGGAGGGATGGGGATGTGTTCCCTCCCTTAACCAGCTTGGACTATGCCAGGAAaag GGTGATAAGGGAATGAGGCTTGTGGGCGGTGAAAGTGCAGCATTGGGCAGGGTGCATGAGTACTTCTGGAAGAAGGCAAGGACACTTCTCTGTGCTTTTCTGGTTATCTTCCCCCTTTTAATTATGTTAGAGAATACAAGCAGCGTGAaccaagattttaaaaattaa